From Etheostoma cragini isolate CJK2018 chromosome 17, CSU_Ecrag_1.0, whole genome shotgun sequence, one genomic window encodes:
- the LOC117960723 gene encoding androgen-dependent TFPI-regulating protein: MTSILSRGYHFAAFSWYAFVVKSLAAKNGEKLPPGIFVYGGPWKYLTFLNLLLQMSFFGLAALNDLQPWEKSKSALNRCKDLLFSVFAFPVGMFVVLLFWTLFAYDRELVYPATIDTFFPPWINHAMHTFVLPILLGEVLVQPHIYPQTKHALAALGGVGLAYLFWIIWVYLSVGIWVYPLLGHFSTAGLMGFFFFNMSVVTLVFVIGDKLNSHVWSKDMNKMKTKAK, from the exons ATGACTTCAATTCTGAGCAGAGGGTACCATTTTGCAGCATTCAGCTGGTATGCCTTTGTTGTGAAGAGTCTCGCTGCTAAGAATGGAGAGAAGCTACCACCAGGAATCTTTGTTTATGGAGGACCTTGGAAGTACCTTACTTTTTTGAATTTG TTATTACAAATGTCCTTCTTTGGACTGGCGGCACTGAATGATCTACAACCTTGGGAAAAGTCAAAGAGTGCTCTGAACAGATGTAAAGACCTACTCTTCTCTGTCTTTGCCTTCCCCGTGGGCATG TTTGTTGTTCTACTTTTCTGGACCCTCTTTGCCTATGACAGAGAATTAGTCTACCCAGCAACTATTGACACCTTCTTCCCCCCCTGGATAAACCATGCTATG CACACATTTGTCCTTCCTATTTTACTGGGAGAAGTGCTGGTGCAGCCTCACATCTACCCACAGACTAAACATGCACTGGCAGCGTTAGGAGGTGTGGGCTTGGCTTACTTATTTTG GATTATATGGGTGTACTTGTCAGTTGGAATTTGGGTGTATCCCCTTCTTGGGCACTTCAGCACTGCTGGCCTGATgggcttcttcttttttaacatgtcGGTGGTGACATTGGTCTTCGTGATAGGAGACAAGCTCAACAGCCATGTCTGGA GTAAGGAcatgaacaaaatgaaaacaaaagctaaGTAA